One genomic region from Phragmites australis chromosome 1, lpPhrAust1.1, whole genome shotgun sequence encodes:
- the LOC133886297 gene encoding glutathione S-transferase 3-like, with the protein MADVPILSTRVDAGGEASAKILVAHQLIIWDTDPLQLPVATAENYNRISESRAINRYIATKYKSEGPDLLPTPSAKLEVWPEVESQHFYPNVSPLVFQLLIKPLMGGAPDPIVVDKHAHQLAEVLDVYEAHLAQNKYLAGDEFTLADLNHMSYLLYLSKTPKAELVESRPHVKAWWEDISKRLAFEKTVAAIPFPSA; encoded by the exons ATGGCCGACGTCCCTATCCTATCCACTCGGGTGGACGCCGGCGGCGAAGCTAGCGCTAAAATATTAGTGGCGCACCAATTAATAATATGGGACACAGATCCTCTGCAGTTGCCAGTGGCAACTGCAGAGAACTACAATAGA ATCTCAG AGTCCCGGGCGATCAACCGCTACATCGCGACCAAGTACAAGTCGGAGGGCCCCGACCTGCTGCCCACCCCGTCGGCGAAGCTGGAGGTGTGGCCGGAGGTGGAGTCGCAGCACTTCTACCCGAACGTGTCCCCCCTGGTGTTCCAGCTCCTCATCAAGCCCCTGATGGGCGGCGCGCCGGACCCGATCGTGGTGGACAAGCACGCCCACCAGCTGGCCGAGGTGCTCGACGTCTACGAGGCGCACCTGGCCCAGAACAAGTACCTCGCCGGCGACGAGTTCACGCTCGCCGACCTCAACCACATGTCCTACCTGCTCTACCTCAGCAAGACCCCCAAGGCGGAGCTCGTGGAGTCCAGGCCTCACGTCAAGGCCTGGTGGGAGGACATCTCCAAGCGCCTCGCGTTCGAAAAGACCGTCGCCGCCATCCCCTTCCCGTCCGCCTGA